One Chryseobacterium indoltheticum DNA segment encodes these proteins:
- a CDS encoding porin family protein, which yields MKKILLTSALAFSFLSFAQIDLRSTRFGLTAGANYSRVKNAHNPSGARFAFQGGLLALIPMGGADQFYLQPEVTYYGAGESGKNKDSKGADGYDAVYANNYLSVPIYFKGYFSEAESEFFGLIGPRFNFLLSQNVKNAPVGRPYYDPNVTVPEYPKINGKANSFNFAIGAGIGYSYKRQLELALKYDLGLSNTYPNLVESFTQDPNTAKKKSEQVLSLTLSYIFE from the coding sequence ATGAAAAAAATTTTATTAACATCTGCATTGGCCTTTTCTTTTTTATCGTTCGCACAAATCGATTTAAGAAGTACAAGATTTGGTCTTACAGCAGGTGCAAACTATTCCAGAGTTAAAAATGCACACAACCCTTCAGGAGCAAGATTTGCTTTTCAGGGCGGGCTTTTAGCTTTAATTCCAATGGGTGGAGCAGATCAGTTTTATTTGCAACCCGAGGTTACGTATTACGGAGCCGGCGAGTCAGGGAAAAATAAAGATTCGAAAGGTGCTGATGGTTATGATGCAGTATATGCCAATAACTATTTAAGCGTTCCGATCTACTTTAAAGGGTATTTTTCTGAAGCAGAATCAGAATTTTTTGGATTAATTGGTCCGAGATTTAATTTCTTGCTGAGTCAGAATGTAAAAAATGCTCCTGTAGGAAGACCTTATTACGATCCTAATGTAACCGTTCCTGAGTATCCGAAGATTAATGGTAAAGCAAATAGCTTTAATTTCGCCATTGGTGCAGGAATAGGATATAGCTACAAAAGACAGTTGGAACTCGCTTTAAAATATGATTTAGGACTTTCAAATACGTATCCTAATCTTGTTGAAAGTTTTACGCAAGATCCCAATACGGCTAAAAAGAAATCCGAGCAGGTTCTCAGTTTGACTTTAAGCTATATTTTTGAATAA
- a CDS encoding ABC transporter permease, giving the protein MNNIFLITKREFLTQVKKKSFVILTLLAPVMIIAFGAVIGMMFKANQSHNVIEVVDNSGLFKGQLKSDEKINYVFIPSAEEQAKVKNLKGNESLDGILILPVLSGNNFDDLEKSTRLVVNTKIGFDTKQQIISDITNVIKKEKIKKLGIQEAQLADLDKSFTLKTINVSEDNKEDSDLAFGVKSALSMVLMYVTFMFIIIYGVRVMRSVLEEKNNRVVEIIISSVKPFELMMGKILGVTMVALTQFIVWIMMSVVGALVLNTGFASLQKNIPGGNEELMSKLDIAQIATQVSHSLLELNFPLIIFVFIVFFLLGYMFYSSVYAAIGSAVDNETETQQFTLFAILPLTLGMYGSISVINNPDGPVGFWMSIIPFTSPVAMVARIPFGVPAWQIALSIALLLGTTIFMIFLAGKIYRVGILMYGNKATMKEIWKWIRG; this is encoded by the coding sequence ATGAACAATATTTTTTTAATTACAAAAAGGGAATTTCTTACGCAGGTTAAGAAAAAATCCTTCGTTATACTCACTTTGCTGGCTCCGGTAATGATCATTGCTTTCGGAGCGGTTATCGGAATGATGTTTAAAGCCAATCAATCTCACAATGTGATTGAGGTGGTTGATAACAGCGGGCTTTTTAAAGGACAACTGAAGTCTGATGAGAAAATCAATTATGTTTTTATTCCTTCCGCTGAAGAACAGGCTAAAGTTAAAAACCTAAAAGGCAACGAAAGTCTTGACGGAATTTTAATTCTTCCGGTTTTATCAGGCAATAATTTTGATGATTTAGAAAAAAGCACACGATTGGTTGTAAACACCAAAATAGGTTTTGATACCAAACAACAAATTATTTCAGACATTACAAATGTCATCAAAAAAGAGAAAATAAAAAAACTTGGAATTCAGGAAGCTCAACTTGCTGATCTTGACAAAAGTTTCACTTTAAAAACCATCAATGTCTCTGAAGACAATAAAGAAGATTCAGATTTGGCATTTGGCGTAAAAAGCGCTTTGAGTATGGTTTTGATGTATGTAACATTTATGTTTATCATCATATATGGTGTACGTGTCATGCGAAGCGTTTTGGAAGAAAAAAACAACCGTGTTGTAGAGATTATCATTTCCTCTGTAAAACCTTTTGAATTGATGATGGGTAAAATTCTCGGAGTAACCATGGTTGCTTTAACGCAGTTTATTGTATGGATTATGATGTCTGTAGTCGGAGCTTTAGTTTTGAACACAGGATTTGCCTCACTTCAGAAAAATATTCCCGGAGGAAATGAAGAATTGATGAGCAAACTTGATATTGCACAAATTGCAACACAGGTTTCTCACAGTTTACTAGAATTAAATTTCCCGTTGATTATTTTTGTATTCATCGTATTTTTCCTTTTGGGATATATGTTTTACAGCTCTGTTTACGCTGCAATTGGTTCAGCTGTTGACAATGAAACGGAAACGCAGCAGTTCACTTTATTTGCCATTCTTCCGCTTACCTTAGGGATGTACGGAAGTATTTCTGTAATCAATAATCCTGACGGACCGGTTGGTTTCTGGATGTCGATTATTCCATTTACTTCACCTGTTGCGATGGTGGCGAGGATTCCGTTTGGAGTTCCGGCCTGGCAGATTGCTTTGTCGATTGCTTTGCTTTTAGGAACAACTATATTTATGATTTTCCTAGCCGGAAAAATTTACCGAGTTGGAATTTTGATGTATGGAAATAAGGCGACCATGAAAGAAATCTGGAAGTGGATCAGAGGGTAA